One window of the Cryptomeria japonica chromosome 7, Sugi_1.0, whole genome shotgun sequence genome contains the following:
- the LOC131856952 gene encoding uncharacterized protein LOC131856952 yields the protein MDNFSRKFTQWQMEMVESIGASGGLGIMWKKNSAAFTFQTKIQNWMAGKVRALSLNLEFIIINVYGPIPTDKKRLVWQEIEHFLNNQDEKHIIIGGDFNTILYSTDKSGGIKTIRQPQRDFANWINKNNLLEIRTEMGFHTWNNRRIGFSNIAEIIGRFFLKGDLTDLKKELKTTVLPWSGSDHYLMLLELMGEAKQTACPFKFEMMWFTHEYFLPNIHKWWKDNVFEGSKMYCIVSKLKEVKHKLLDWNKKKFKHVFEEKSRIEKGLETINNVVMQNRMTCETYEAEKKLLCEYEGIMAREEIYWKLKSRETWLEDGDRNTRFFHNSVKMKRAANKITHIINDSDQIIMDQNLIAKDGTKYFENILNKALLNNIPKLITKGDNQMLNSKITHEEVKMALAQFQGDKAPGPNGFPAGFFRNVGIS from the coding sequence ATGGACAATTTTAGCAGAAAATTCACCCAATGGCAGATGGAAATGGTGGAGTCTATAGGGGCATCGGGTGGACTAGGTATAATGTGGAAAAAGAACTCAGCCGCATTTACATTCCAGACCAAGATACAAAACTGGATGGCTGGTAAAGTAAGAGCCCTTAGCCTAAATCTTGAGTTTATCATCATTAATGTATATGGCCCAATTCCAACAGATAAAAAGAGATTAGTTTGGCAAGAAATTGAACACTTCTTAAACAATCAGGATGagaaacacatcatcataggtggtgacttcAACACCATCTTGTACTCAACTGATAAAAGCGGTGGGATAAAAACCATAAGACAGCCACAAAGAGACTTTGCAAATTGGATAAATAAGAATAACCTTCTGGAAATCAGGACTGAGATGGGTTTTCACACATGGAATAACAGAAGAATAggtttctccaacattgcagaaataATTGGCAGATTTTTCCTCAAAGGAGACCTGACTGACctcaaaaaggaattaaaaactaCAGTATTGCCATGGTCAGGCTCTGATCATTACCTGATGCTATTAGAACTTATGGGGGAAGCAAAGCAAACTGCGTGTCCTTTCAAGTTTGAAATGATGTGGTTTACACATGAATACTTCCTCCCCAACATACATAAATGGTGGAAGGACAATGTCTTTGAAGGATCTAAAATGTATTGTATTGTCTCTAAGTTGAAAGAGGTTAAACACAAACTGTTAGATTGGAACAAAAAGAAATTCAAACACGTCTTCGAGGAGAAGTCAAGAATTGAAAAAGGGTTGGAAACAATAAATAATGTTGTGATGCAAAATAGGATGACCTGTGAAACATACGAGGCCGAAAAAAAGCTTTTATGTGAATATGAAGGCATTATGGCTAGAGAAGAGATATACTGGAAACTAAAATCTCGAGAGACATGGCTagaagatggagatagaaacaCTAGATTTTTTCACAACAGTGTCAAAATGAAAAGGGCAGCAAATAAAATTACTCACATCATCAATGACAGTGATCAGATCATTATGGATCAAAATCTGATCGCAAAAGATGGTACCAAGTACTTTGAAAATATTCTCAATAAAGCCTTATTGAATAACATACCCAAACTAATAACAAAGGGTGATAATCAAATGTTAAACTCCAAAATCACCCATGAAGAAGTCAAAATGGCTTTGGCACAATTTCAAGGAGATAAAGCCCCTGGACCGAATGGCTTCCCTGCtggttttttcagaaatgttggcatATCTTAG